From the genome of Setaria viridis chromosome 1, Setaria_viridis_v4.0, whole genome shotgun sequence:
GCCTAGTCCTGCCGCTCCGAATTTCTGATGAACAGCTGCTTATCGGGGATGATGCTGTACATGGTGAGGAGGCCTATGCTATATGGGCAGAAGGTGAGCTCAATGACATAACCCACCATGGCGAGAGCAGACATAGTGGCATCGCCGTAGGAGTCACACAGAATGTTTGAGCATATCTTGTaacattaaaagaaaaaaaagtagaagTGCATTTGTTTCTTACCAATTGACACGACAGAATTGTAAGCGGCGAGGCACATGTTTATGGAGGAATGTGGAATGTGcagattttctttttgtttggaaCTTTCGAATCTTTTCTGCTTTCAAGATTATCTATGTTTTAAATTTGAAGCTACAGGAACTAGTTATTCTTTGCCACAAGTTGTTGCAGTTCATGCCATAACTCATGGAAGAGTGAAAAGGCAAGTGCTTTGGGGGCTATATATGAAAAGAAAGGCTAATAAATGGACAACTTCAGCAGGCAACTTTGCCAAAAAGAACAGTCGTTTCCTATTTCTGCGTGAGTAAGAACCAAAATGTGGCTTTTGGAAATGTACAATTGTAGATTTATCCAAATTACAACAACCTAAAGTTGCTCATATTTCTCCTATACTTGTCACAAAACTGGCAAATCCTTTCAGGATCTAAACTGATCTATTAACCAAGATGCATCAGCACCAGTAAATACATAAAAAAATACTAGTGTGTTTTTATCATACTGTAGCAGTTTAACAGATATCATTGCTTCATGGGAATTGTCAAAGTTGTGGTACCAAAGATTGGAATATCAGTTAAAGTGCAGGAAATACAACAAGAATTAAGTAGCAAAGTTGAAAGCACGAAACTTACTCAAACCTGTATCTCGTTTGAAaaacttttattttcatttcttAAAGAGTACAGTTTGAGTCAGAAGTTCTGCATGCATCTTCCAAAGAACCAGGAAATATCTTGCTCATCCTTAGCAGATAAGTCCAGAAGGttaattggtgattctttaagTGGCATAAGCTGCATATTGTGTACCATTTCCTAGGTGTTTCTCCAATTCTTTCTCACCACTCTCAAGAGTTTCCCACAGCGCTTTCCTCAATTCCTCCTGTCCTTGGCTCTTTGTCACAAGGTCATAAGCATAACGCATAACATAGTTGCAgtatgcatcatcatcatccatgcaTTCCTGATATGACGATTCATATTGTTTTGGGTTAAAAACCCATTTCTTGGCATCCTTGGTCCACCGCTTCAGTATGTAGCTTTCTGGAATTTTGCATATATTTTTTATACTAAGAGCTTTCAGAGCATGCGGGCAAAGTAAACCCATTGTCTCAAATTTACTGCAGCTGCAACTTAATTCCATCGTAGACATATTGAGACGTACTGTGCAGACTCTTGATCCTCGCCCTTGCATGGTCATCTCAAATTGATGTGTGTTATTATCTTCACATGGAAGCTCCTTGAATTTTGTGGCACCACACCCATCAAGAAAATCTGTCTCAAACAACTTGTAGATTCTATGTGTATAAACTTTTGCTGCGTGATTCAAAATGTCACTGTGTTTTATGATACAAGCAGGTGGCTTTTGCAAACACCGTGTATCCTCCTCCAATTCTTTTTCCCTCCAGTCTTCAGATTGTTTATCCACAGTAACAGCAATTGCAGAAAGAGATGTCAATTTATCAGCAACACTATTGAATATGCTACTCATACTATCACATTGTGGCTCATACTCGACCCCACCATCAAAGGTGCCCTTGTTAAGAGCGCTACACCACTTCTGCTTGAGCTTATACAGTTTCTTAAGCCACTTATTATCCTGCAGCTTAAATTCATGGATCATTTGGGCCCATGTTTCCTCAAACTCTGTTTCTGAGTCACATCCCTGTATGCACTTGGTGAACATCTTATTGAACCCTTTTGAAACGTTAAGATAACCAAGACGAGAATGGGCATTCTTTTGGATGTGCCAATGAGCAATGCGATGGCATGTATTCGGAAAAACTTCCTCAATTGCTTTTGACACAACTTGATCAAGATTCGTGAAAATAGATTGAGGATGCCGGTTCCCCATGGACTCCAAGAAAGATTTGAACAGCCACACAAAAGCTGACATTGATTCGTCAGCTAAGAGGGCACAGCCATACATAGTGGTCTGCCAATGGTGGTTCACGCCAACAAAAGGTGCACATATCAAGTTCTGTTTGCTCAAGCGGTAAGTCGAATCGAACACAATCACATCACCGAAACAGTCATAGTCGATCCTGCTCCTCCCATCGCGCCAAAAGAAATTAGTCATCCGACCGCTTTGGTCCAATTGAACATCCCAGTAGAACATTGCATCTTCATTTGCTCTGGTTTTCAGGTAGCTCACAAGGCTCTGCAGGTCTCCAGTCCCTACGGCCAGCGTCTTCACCGCAGCACCATAACCAAGTAGCAAATGCTGCTTTGAATTGTCCACATTGTTGGTCGCACTAGTACTCCCCGCAGGCAATTGTGGAGCACCACCTTGTACCTGATACCCGGCGTATAGCATTGCCTCGACTGAACTTGACCGCCCTGCTATAAGTGATCTCGCAGACCGCAAAAGGTGCCGTTCCTCTGGCCTTGCCAGGTTGTGGTTATGATCAGAGACCAGCCTGATAACCTTCCACTCCCCATGATCATTCACCCTGAACCGCACCATCGCCCTGCAGTTGGTCCTAGTATGTGGGTCGTTGAAATTCGCATCAGTGAGCTTCTCCCCTTCCTTGAGCCCCTCCTTGGAGCAGAAGTAGTCCTTGGTGCGTATCCGCTTGGTGCCGGTGAAGTAGGACTGCTTCCCTTTCCTGATGCTGAACCCCATCCGGTGGCCGTAGTCGCAGTAGAGCTTGTAGGCGGCCTCTTCGCTGTACACCACCTTccggagcagctcctccgtgCCCTCCTTGCTGCCCTGCACCGTCGCGGCTTCCTCCCCCTCGTTCTCCGCATCGTCGCCGTACTCCACCCGCCTCTCGTCGCCGGAGGTGGAAACGACCATGGCCACTTGAGCTTCCGTCGTGGCcacgtcgccaccgccgccgccgacaccgtCCTCGTGCGGCACGAccgccccctcgccggcctggtccgcgccggcggcggcggactcgaCGGGCGACATGGGGCACCCAAGCCCAAGACCGAACCACCTAATCGAAGCATGGATGGGTGGATGGATTAGATCAGTAGGGCACCGCACGCCGAGGAAGGGACTGAATCCAAGCGAGGTAGGGTCGCTTACCTAGAAGCAGTCCAAGTCCAGATGAGCGGATCTCCGCTCCGCCCCAGTCCAGCGAGTGGAACGGAGGAGAACGACGACGAAGGAAGGGGACGGCTCTGAGCGAGAGGAAATTCGGTGGAAGGAGGCCGCCGGGGCCAGGGGCTGAGGGGCTCGCTTGTTGTGTaccggcgtcgccggcggcgaggcgaaaCGAAAAGAAATTTGGGTACATCGGCCCATAGAACATGGTGGCCTTGTTCGGCCCAATCGGTGGAGGAATGAAAATCAGCGCGAGATGGTACGGCGGGATGGGCACTTCTGTTCAGCGTTTTAGCACGAGGAGGCGATCGCCAGGCGAGCTCCGATCTCGTCAGGTGCGTTAGTCTCATGAACTAACTCTTCTTTGTCTGTCTCCCTGATGAATGAACCTTTGGATTTGATCAAACTCCCTTCATCACATTGGGTTGAGGTTGATCAAGAGCTTTCCCTTTTGATTTCAGTGTTTTATTCTGTCACATGTTTCTTTGAATCCTTtaattttctttcctttcaaGAATTATTTAAAAGGTTGGGGAAGAGGCAAGTAGCAATGGAGCACGAGCAAAAAATACTACTCCacctgttccaaattgtaggtcgttttggtttttaggttcatagatattattttgcatgtagacatacactatatctggATGCATAATACTttatccgtttcaaattgtaggtcgttttggatcttttagatttatagatattattatgtatctagacctACGCTAtatttagatacataataatatctatgaacctaaaaaaatcaaaacaacctacaatttggaacgtaAGGAGTAATatttatgcacctagaaaagctaaaatgacctacaatttgaaacgacgGGAGTAGAAGCTGGTGCAGTGGCGCTTCCAAGGTCTACAACTCCACATGGCCTATCCCGTTAGGGAGAAAGAATTTGAAGAAATACGACCCTGGGTTTGCAAGCAAGCAATCAAGCACTATGCAAGTGACATGCTTGTTCAGTTATGGAAGCATAGTGGTCATTTTGCAAGAGCGAGCGAAGCGCGACAGCGCCGGGCGGCACGGTGGCGCCGGCAGCCCGTACCATTTCGGGCCGGTTCTCCTGCCTGGCGCCTGCCTGTGATTGGGCCGAACAAGGCCAGAGAGTTATGTGGGCCGATGGACGCGCGGGCAACGGCGATGCGGCACGTCCCTCTTACGTAAAATCCACTACGGGGAGAAATTTGGGTGCAGACAAACCGAGGCCCGAGGGAGAGGCGGATGGAGCGCAATGAAATTTTGCGAGAAAAACATTTTTATGAGGTGACAAAACACGGAAATTATAATTTCCGAACGTTCTATTGCAAGTGTTTTATGCGCCTTTTTTAGAATGTTTCATGCGCTTTAAAATCAGCTAGCGAGTCACGAAATTAGATTTGGTTCATTTAATTTCGAATTTCTTATAAATTTTAAACGCGCGGGACTAAACCATATGACCCTATCCATTTGGTCTGTCTCTTCTCTTTCACAAAGGAATCAGGAATGAAACCGATACGGCAAAAAGAAACGATCTACATATATAACGAAAGAATGGAGAACGGCAAACGAGAACACCGTTTCCGAAAAATACCATCGAGCTGACGCCGACGCCGTGCACGTCcatctcctccccttctctttccCACGCTGAGCTCCGGCAGAAAATCTCGATTCCTTATAGGTGGGGCTGGGGGCGGACCCTTGCGGTGGCGTGAGTTGGAGGAGGCAGGGCCGCAGGGCCTCTGATCGATCTGGGTGGTGCTGCCTCGTCGAGGTCCTGGAGCATGGCTCGAGCGGCCGGGCTATGGAGCTCGAAGAGGACCTCGACTGCAGTCGCGGCATAGCGATGTCAAGTTTGATGCCATTGTGGGCGAGCATGAGCAGCATGCGGCAACTCTCGATGCAGTCATGTGGACACTCGTACCTCGTACGCGCTGAACTCCAAGGCCGCTTGCTGCCCCCAGCTCGTCGTGCCGACGGCATCGGCGGAGCAATCCTTCAACAGGGATGGGGCCGCCTGCTGTTGTGCGTGGCGAGCGGTGGACGAGGCCGTGACGGCTGTGGAGCGCCGGAGACGGGTGGCGGAGGCACGCGGCATGAGCTGGCGCGTGCGATTTAGGCCGCAGCTGCTGCCTGCTGTCGGAGGCCGAGAAGGCGAGAACGATGGCGGCGACAGCTGGTGCCTCACCGGTCACCAAATTGCTAATTCCTCTCTAATCTCCGTTGACTCCATTCAATTGATGTTCTTAATCCTACCTACCAATATCAGGGCACGTACAACGGTCGTGGCAGCTGTCGTCTCACGATGGAAGTTTTGCAAAATCCTCCTCGCTTCACTGCAGTAactgaagagagagagggaagccgTCGCGTGGGAAGACGACGGCAAGCGCTCGTGCTCCCAGGCGAAGAAGACGGCTGGCTGCGCGTTGTACGGAGCGTCGCCTCCTCGTCGACACCGGCTGGCATGCAAACATTTAATGATTTGTTGACAGCCAAAACAGATAGCAGCTGTCTGTGGGTTGTACGAGCTGTCTATTTAACCGTCTATGTTGTAAATTCCAAGAACTTAGAGACAGCAGCTGTCTCACTGTTGTACGTGCCCTCAGTGCTGGGTGCTGCGACGGCTGCGCCAAGAGCAATCGATTACAAGCAAGAGATGAGGATGCAGGGACGGAGCGGAGGAGTCCAACGCCATAGACTAGATGTTGACCCTGCGCAAAACGTCTGACGGCAAGGAGATTCACGGCGTTAGCTTGAAACACGAAGGAATGCTATTTTCAAGTAACAGTTCATTCTTTCGATGGTATTTTACTTAACGGTGGTATTTGTTTTTGGAAACGGTGTTTGTAGAACTAATTTTCCCATAACAAAAATAAGGTGTTGATGAATCCAAACACAGTCAGAGTCATTTGTTATTTTTGATGTCTTAACATGATATGTGACTGGATATTTGGTCTCATGGATAAATAattggtactccctccatcccaaaattataggtcgttttcaCTTTTCTATATTTATAGATATTCTAAGGCATAACAAAatatatgaatctaaaaaagttaaaataacctataatttcgGACGGAGGGAGGAGTAATTTATTAGGCCAATCTCAATAGGAATTTCATAGAGAGTTTCATCAGCATTAATTTCtataccacatcagcaattttgctgatttggAAAGGTTTTTATAAGGAGTGAAATGATAGAGTTTCATGAAATGAGAGAGGCGTTTCATCCCTATGAAAACCAACAGGTACAGTTACCTAATTTACAGTCTAggtaacagtgcaatgaaatcGTGCAGTGAGACTGACAACATGCTATTCAGAAGTGATAAATTCACTTGTTACTAATACGTGTTGTCCGTCACCGTTATTAGTAACAAGCATCACCTTTTACTCGTAGCAAAGTACATTTTTCCTACTATTCAATACACTTTCTCACTCATTCTTTCAGCAAATCAAGGGTTGAAAGCAATGAGAGTGGCTACGGCAAACATACACATGGAATTTGAACATGAAAGAAGTAAGAGGAGTACGAAAGTGGGGGTTTCGATGATTCAAAGTTAGGGGATGTTTAGATACGAGGTCCTAAACTTTacgagggtcacatcggatgttcggacgctaattaggaggactaaacatgagctaattacaaaactaattgcagaatccctaggctaaatcgcgagacgaatctattagtcctaattaattcatcattagcgaatgtttactatagtaccatattgtcaaatcatggactaattaggcttaatagattcgtctcgcgatttagcctagaggttgtgaaattggttttataattaatctatatttaatactcctattagtgtcaaacattcaatgtgatagggactaaagtttagctggatccaaacacccccgtctCACATTCAGCTCAGCTGTAACGACAGTTTGAGTGCCGTGAATCCTAAACCGAAAGATTCTAGACGGTTGGACTCATTGATCCTCAAGAGGTGCTTCCACATTATTCTTGTACGTATAGCACTTGAGTTCTCAGAATAATTCGTGGAGCCTGAATAAAAGCACAAGTGAAGTGTCACGTCAAGTTGGCAGGCGATCTATGTGCTTTGACTGTCCGCGCCAGTGAAAAGGAAATCAAAGTCTACGGTGACCTCCAAAGTCCAACCGCATGTTGCACATCGCGCGTGCCCGGCGGTGCAAAGCGTGCAGCCGTGAGGAAGACGAAGGCGAGATATTTTAGCATGCCTGATTGATTTAGCAAAGTCATATATGCCTCGCTCGTCTGTCTCCCAACCTAAGTACCAAGCTATGGtctgttcacttcagcttattcagccgacttatcagtcatcaaacagtattttcctctcacaacaaatcagtcgtttcagcttttcagccgattTATAAGCTTAAGCTAACTTCTACTTGCAGAACATTCAATTTATTCCGTTTGCTTTTCAAAGAGACAGATAGGAAATCAATTTCCTCTCAGAATTTTTTTCGCGTGAGTATATTGAGcgtccattttttttaaaaataaaaagattagTGTGCGCGTTTTAAagagagtaaatgtgttttttatGCCACGGCCCAGCCCACAATCCTGGCCCGGCTCATACAGGATATGTTGTTGCTTTCCCGCAGTCCGCTCCTTTCACGGACCGCTCGGTCCGTCGCGGCCCCACCCCTCTctcaaaaggaaagaaaacggACGCGACCAAACCAAACCGACCAAACCCCTTGGGCCGCTAAAACCCTAGCtctctcccgccgccggcgagagtCCGCGGCCATGGAGCACCTCCGGTGGCGCCCCACGGTGAACGAGCGCGCATTCATCGAGCGCTCGCTCGAGTCCGACCTCCGCGTCGACGGCCGCCACTCCTTCGACTTCCGCACACTCAAGATTACCTTCGGCAGGTACATCCACCTCCACGCCTCACCCCCACCTTCTTACCTAGTCCCATCTCAGTTACGTCCCACTCCTCCGGGTCGAGATTGCTCCTCGGCCGTCAATGGCCGCGCGCAATTTggtctcgccgccgcggcggcttgGCCTCGCTTTGCTCCGGCGCGTGGCGATTTTGGGCGTTGACTAGGCGAGTGGGTTTGCTTCCATATTGATATAATGATATTGCTATTGGGAACTCCAGGGAGGACGGTTCGTCGGAGGTGCAGCTAGGGGAGACACACGTGCTCGGCTACGTGACCGCGCAGCTGGTGCAGCCCTACAGGGACAGGCCGAACGAGGGGACGCTGGCCATATTCACAGAGTTCTCGCCCATGGCCGACCCCGTCTTCGAGCCTGGGCGTCCTGGAGAATCAGCAATTGAGCTTGGCCGAGTCATCGACCGTGGCCTCAGGTCCCCAGATTCTTGTTTCTCTTTTATTTCATCAAAGGATTTTGAGCGCGGAGTCTAATGAGGATTTCTTTCTGTGCTTATGTCTTTTCCAGGGAGAGCCGGGCCGTGGACATGGAGTCCCTGTGTGTTGTTGCTGGGAAGCATGTTTGGTCTGTGCGTGTCGACCTTCACATCTTGGATAATGGAGGGTACGGGTTATTGGGTTATGCATTGTCTGATGATATAATTAATTTGTCAACACTTTCAAGTTACAGTTCTAAGCTTGTCCATTGCCATGCTTTCCCTCAGGAATCTCATTGATGCAGCTAACATTGCTGCGTTGGCAGCCTTGTCTACTTTCCGGAGGCCTGAATGCACAATTGGTGGGGACGATGGTCAGCAAGTTATAGTACATGATCCTGAGGTAGACACCCACTTGCAATGTGTTCTGCTTTATATCATCTTGCTAATATATCATTCAAAGTTCAAGCACCCTTGTAAAGCATTAGATTCACTACTTTACTAGGTTGTTATGAACAATTTGCAGGGTTCCCATAAATTTCAGTACACACAACTTCAATATAGACCCATTGCTAGTTGTCACATTCTGACCTGCTTTGTTGACACCACTGACCTATCTTGTGTTCTGTTTCTTATGTATTTTACAGGCCAGGGATCCAATCCCTCTTACAATACATCATATGCCCATTGCTGTAACCTTTGCATATTTTGGTGAAGGTAACATCGTGGTACGTCCCTATGTTTCAGGAGATTAAActgattttgagtttttgactAATGGCCATCATGTTCTATCATTGTCATCCTCAATTGTGTAACTTAATCTTTTTGTGTAGGTTGTTGACCCCACATACAAGGAAGAAGCAGTAATGGGAGGGAGGATGACTGCTACAATTAACTCAAATGGTGATATTTGTTCCATCCAAAAAGCTGGTGGGGAGGGCGTCATGTCAAGTGTTGTTATGCAGTGTTTAAGAATTGCTTCGGTTAAGGCTGCTGATATAACAAGCAAAATAAAGAAAGCAGTAAGTGAGGGGCCTCAAATTGATGACTAGCCAAGGTGTCCATGCTTCGATAGGGATCCCAAATGAACAAGTTAAAAACCAAATCACGCAAATGATGTTAATTGCGTTATAGTGAAATTCTATGGCATTTTACTTTTGCATTACAAAATTCCTTCTTTACCTACATAAAGATTATGTTGCATATTTACTTAGTTGAAAAATGTTCACTTACACTACATCAGCATCTGCAGCAGACTACATTCCCCGTTTTACTCAATAGAAATATTTTCCCTTATACTAGCAATCTCTCCACTAGATACACATGCAAATTTTGCTGATTTGGAAAGGTTTTTATAAGGAGAGAAATGATAGAGTTTCATGAAATGAGAGAGGCGTTTCATCCCTATGAAAACCAACAGGTACAGTTACCTAATTTACAGTCTAggtaacagtgcaatgaaatcGTGCAGTGAGACTGACAACATGCTATTCAGAAGTGATAAATTCACTTGTTACTAATACGTGTTGTCCGTCACCGTTATTAGTAACAAGCATCACCTTTTACTCGTAGCAAAGTACATTTTTCCTACTATTCAATACACTTTCTCACTCATTCTTTCAGCAAATCAAGGGTTGAAAGCAATGAGAGTGGCTACGGCAAACATACACATGGAATTTGAACATGAAAGAAGTAAGAGGAGTACGAAAGTGGGGGTTTCGATGATTCAAAGTTAGGGGATGTTTAGATACGAGGTCCTAAACTTTacgagggtcacatcggatgttcggacgctaattaggaggactaaacatgagctaattataaaactaattgcagaacccctatactaattcgcgagacgaatctattaagcctaattaatccatcattagcaaatggttactgtagcaccacattatcaaatcatggactaattaggcttaatagattcgtctcacgaattagactcgatctgtgcaattagttttgtaattagactatatttaatacttctaattagtatcaaacatccgatgtgacaggtactaaagtttaaaCACCCTCTTAGCAGTCATCAAATCGCAACTACTGGTGTTCAGTAAATCATTGACATACTCttgccattcttttttttttgcaaatttgtATGATTATTTTTGTCAGATTTGtttcatatattttttgaaactcaaaatattttatgaaaAATTTGCACCTAAAGTTATTTGGAAAACTTTTATctagaaatttctagaaaaGTTCTCCCTGTTTTGTagcaaatttttttttttataaattcatGCATAGTTTTCACCAAAATTTTCATAGAAGCCTTTTTGATACTTCCGCTAATGTATTTTCTTGAGAAGTTTTTGTTAATCATTTCGCGCAAAATCATTcagagtttttctttttccttataaACTCTCACgtgcctttcttcttctcttggCATGAAGAAATAAGGTTGCTTGCATGTAAAACTACTTTACATATAAGGGAAAGAAGCAAACTAACGAGCGAAAGGAACTATCCATAAAAGAAATTCTCCCGGCATCATTACGAAACGAAGTGCATTAGGGCCTAGTCACGGCCTCACGTGGACATAGGAACACacttattatttttatattaaataTGCTTCAATTTGCTGTTAACCTGTTGCTTACATTCAAAGGAGACCACAGCGTTAGCGGCCGTCCGTGTGTAGGACTCCAAAAATAACTGCGCAATCAAGCTGTTGCTCTGCTCCCCTCCGTGCTCTCTCCTGCACCGTCTAACCACGGCTCGTTTTTTACAGCTTGGTTTTACCCCACTCACGTTTTCAAGCGAGCGACACCCAATCTTGCGCCGCACGCCGAACCCTTCAAAAACCCAGCACCCGGCCGAACCAACTGCCCGGAATCCAACCAAATCTCTCTCTCGATCGAAATGGAGTCGTCTTCCTCGTCCGCAGAGATGCCGGACCCGCGGATCATCCTGGGCCGCGTCGCCCAGCACGTCGCCGACGAGGACCCCGGCGAGCTCTCCCTCCCGCTCGCCAACCGGCCGCACCTCTCCCGCCTCACCATCTATCCCCTCGTGATTCGGCAAGTACCCCACGGCCACCTACTACGGCAACGCCGGGCACCCCTACATCATCGCCGCCAACGACGCCGGCCTTCTCCTCCACGTGTCCCTGAACCCCCACGCGGGCCTCAACCTCGACCAGCCCGACCCGGAAGGCAACCTCGTCGTGGCGTGGGACTTCATCCCCGTCGACGGCACCGGGCGCCGCGAGTTGAGCGCCACCACCAAGCTCATCGCCGACCGCGACGTCGATCTGCTGTCCCAGTTCTCCGGCGTCAAGAGCGTCGGCCTCCTCCCGCTCTCCGCCCCCGCCGGGTTCGTGGTCGCCGAGCTCCAGGTCGTCGAGCAGCCCGACCGGCGCGTCGCCAACCTCCTCTGGTTCCGCTCCGACGAAGACTCGTGGAACGAGCTAGGTCCAGCTCGCCTGCCCCGACGTCACCCCGGTGCCAGCGAGAAGTGGATCCCCAATGACGTGATCGCCTACGACAAGAAGCTCTGGTGGGCCGACCTCACGCGGGGGCTCCTCAACCCGGTCGACCCCTCGCCGCACCTGAGCTTCGTGAACCTCCCGGCGGATCTCGTCGCTCTCGAGGACAGGCACGAGGGGCCGGAGCGGATCGACACCCGCCACATCGTGAGGATGAGCGGCGGCGAACTGCGGTTCGTGGACGTCGTCCGCAAGCACGACGAGCCCCCGGAGGCGACGCGGGTGGTCGTCTGGACGCTGGAGTCCATGTTCGATCCGGCGAAGGGCAGAGCGAGGTGGGAGCACCACCAGTGCAGGA
Proteins encoded in this window:
- the LOC117857414 gene encoding protein FAR1-RELATED SEQUENCE 5, with translation MSPVESAAAGADQAGEGAVVPHEDGVGGGGGDVATTEAQVAMVVSTSGDERRVEYGDDAENEGEEAATVQGSKEGTEELLRKVVYSEEAAYKLYCDYGHRMGFSIRKGKQSYFTGTKRIRTKDYFCSKEGLKEGEKLTDANFNDPHTRTNCRAMVRFRVNDHGEWKVIRLVSDHNHNLARPEERHLLRSARSLIAGRSSSVEAMLYAGYQVQGGAPQLPAGSTSATNNVDNSKQHLLLGYGAAVKTLAVGTGDLQSLVSYLKTRANEDAMFYWDVQLDQSGRMTNFFWRDGRSRIDYDCFGDVIVFDSTYRLSKQNLICAPFVGVNHHWQTTMYGCALLADESMSAFVWLFKSFLESMGNRHPQSIFTNLDQVVSKAIEEVFPNTCHRIAHWHIQKNAHSRLGYLNVSKGFNKMFTKCIQGCDSETEFEETWAQMIHEFKLQDNKWLKKLYKLKQKWCSALNKGTFDGGVEYEPQCDSMSSIFNSVADKLTSLSAIAVTVDKQSEDWREKELEEDTRCLQKPPACIIKHSDILNHAAKVYTHRIYKLFETDFLDGCGATKFKELPCEDNNTHQFEMTMQGRGSRVCTVRLNMSTMELSCSCSKFETMGLLCPHALKALSIKNICKIPESYILKRWTKDAKKWVFNPKQYESSYQECMDDDDAYCNYVMRYAYDLVTKSQGQEELRKALWETLESGEKELEKHLGNGTQYAAYAT
- the LOC117842388 gene encoding exosome complex component RRP45B, with amino-acid sequence MEHLRWRPTVNERAFIERSLESDLRVDGRHSFDFRTLKITFGREDGSSEVQLGETHVLGYVTAQLVQPYRDRPNEGTLAIFTEFSPMADPVFEPGRPGESAIELGRVIDRGLRESRAVDMESLCVVAGKHVWSVRVDLHILDNGGNLIDAANIAALAALSTFRRPECTIGGDDGQQVIVHDPEARDPIPLTIHHMPIAVTFAYFGEGNIVVVDPTYKEEAVMGGRMTATINSNGDICSIQKAGGEGVMSSVVMQCLRIASVKAADITSKIKKAVSEGPQIDD